A genomic stretch from Microplitis mediator isolate UGA2020A chromosome 10, iyMicMedi2.1, whole genome shotgun sequence includes:
- the LOC130676370 gene encoding CCR4-NOT transcription complex subunit 6-like, with translation MSYNVLSSSYAAPRMYPYCPKEYLDWETRGQSIINEINDYECDVICLQEVEMEAFLEFFSPKLEIKGYNGIFAPKSRARTMSDTKRRLVDGCAIFWKTEKFTLVSQQLIEFNQLAIKNNAGCQDMLNRVMIRDNIGLFAVLKTTAAAWQDGLPENSSDVEQLILVANTHLHWNPEFCDVKVLQAMMLAREIERMLETVSSVSEQADNKTFASSDIKLLLCGDFNSKTDSGKFSFKNIKNLILITRVS, from the exons ATGAGTTACAACGTTCTTAGTAGCTCATACGCGGCACCAAGAATGTATCCGTATTGCCCTAAAGAATACCTCGACTGGGAAACCCGTGGGCAGAGCatcataaatgaaattaaCGACTATGAATGCGATGTGATCTGCCTTCAGGAAGTCGAGATGGAGGCGTTTCTTGAATTCTTTTCGCCGAAGCTGGAAATTAAAGGATATAACGGCATTTTTGCCCCAAAATCTCGGGCAAGAACAATGTCAGATACCAAACGGCGGCTTGTAGACGGTTGCGCGATTTTTTGGAAGACCGAAAa gtttaCGCTGGTATCCCAACAGTTGATCGAGTTCAACCAATTGGCTATCAAGAACAACGCAGGTTGTCAAGACATGCTCAATCGGGTGATGATTCGTGACAACATTGGGCTGTTTGCCGTGCTGAAAACCACAGCCGCAGCATGGCAAGATG GTCTTCCAGAAAACTCATCAGATGTGGAGCAGCTAATCTTAGTGGCGAATACACATTTGCACTGGAATCCGGAGTTTTGCGACGTCAAAGTTTTGCAGGCAATGATGCTCGCCAGAGAAATAGAAAGAATGTTAGAAACAGTGAGTTCTGTATCCGAACAGGCGGATAATAAGACATTCGCTTCTTCTGACATCAAGCTATTGCTCTGTGGAGATTTCAATTCCAAAACAGATTCTGGTAAGTtcagtttcaaaaatattaagaatttaatattaattactaggGTGTcctga
- the LOC130676559 gene encoding CCR4-NOT transcription complex subunit 6-like — protein MSYAVPKESGPSCIFSVMSYMVLSSSYVAPEMYPYYSKEYLDWETRGQSIIDEINYYEYNVICLQEVELEVFLQFYSPTLKAKGYDGVFAPKSRAKTISDAKRRLVHVCAIFWKTRKFTLISQQLIEFNQSADHEKKNQSFFYNLTFTLLAYLGLVEQGALNALNACRALV, from the exons ATGTCCTATGCAGTTCCTAAAGAATCGGGACCATCGT GTATATTTTCGGTGATGAGTTACATGGTTCTTAGTAGCTCATACGTGGCACCGGAAATGTATCCGTATTACTCTAAAGAATACCTTGACTGGGAAACCCGTGGGCAGAGCATCATAGATGAAATCAATTACTATGAATACAATGTGATCTGCCTTCAGGAGGTCGAGCTTGAGGTGTTTCTCCAATTCTATTCGCCGACACTGAAAGCTAAAGGGTATGACGGCGTTTTTGCCCCGAAATCTCGGGCAAAAACAATATCAGATGCCAAACGGCGGCTTGTACATGTTTGCGCAATTTTCTGGAAGACCAGAAa GTTTACACTGATATCCCAACAGTTGATCGAGTTCAACCAATCGGCTGatcatgagaaaaaaaatcaatcgtttttttataatttaacttttacttTGTTGGCTTATTTGGGGCTAGTTGAGCAAGGCGCGCTCAATGCATTGAATGCGTGCCGAGCGTTGGTCTAA